A window of Pedobacter lusitanus contains these coding sequences:
- a CDS encoding TonB-dependent receptor: MKRILMIILLVLPVSIFAQTIIKGHINDEQGLPAVNITVALQGQKNAVKTDLNGLFILSPVKDGDYKLITSALGYQSIIKAIHVSGTADIVLNLSMEPSGGLNEVVVTASRNKETIGEVPSSVKILNSKQIEVQRSISTDLNQLLSYNIPALTLGTNTATNKGQTLRGRNALVMIDGIPQSTPLRNGERDFRSIDPSVIERIEVIEGSTAIYGNGADGGIINYITRKPDKNKKLSSVTELSAMGSLVSPANSTGTKLAQLFSGKVNKFDYVLSGTFEQTGVNKDADGVVISPFQSLSETTSKNVFAKAGYDINDKNRIEVMFNYFNTIQNSNYVDSSGIYGVRPITGKLGKALGANQGTPYNYNAYIQYTNKELFKGTSLNLNLYMQDFYSIFEYSDFYKPAGNSAIGSKKKGARINFNTQYKISEQLEGDITYGVDILNDITKQDLVDGRGFVPEMNMKNFAPYAQLKTFINKDLIFKAGARYENINLGIPDYTTIPFGAYKGGVAVKGADLSYNALVFNAGLRYAKWNVFNPFVSFSQSFSLYDLGRTLRLSVVDDIKKIETEAIITNNYEIGFSSNWKKLSFTGAYYISTSDLGSSLKDVNGVATAERAPERVNGFEATANYEFLPNLSISAGYSHLKGTKEVNGEKVSLPATRIGPDKFTGSVNYSPLKSWDLSLFWIHSGNGTDFKPDAKGNYALGEGPIKSFNFFNLYTAYHFTPKVALKLGIDNLFNADYYPVLSQGKVRTESYIKANGARYNLTMAYSF; the protein is encoded by the coding sequence TTGAAGAGAATTTTGATGATCATCCTGCTGGTTTTACCAGTAAGTATATTTGCACAAACCATTATTAAAGGACATATTAATGATGAGCAGGGTTTGCCTGCCGTTAATATAACTGTAGCTCTGCAGGGGCAGAAAAACGCTGTTAAAACAGATTTAAATGGTTTGTTTATACTCTCACCAGTCAAAGATGGTGACTATAAGCTTATCACTTCTGCTCTGGGTTATCAATCTATAATCAAAGCAATCCACGTTTCTGGAACAGCAGACATTGTCCTTAACCTGTCTATGGAGCCTTCAGGCGGATTAAACGAAGTTGTGGTTACTGCTTCAAGAAATAAAGAGACAATAGGAGAAGTACCTTCATCGGTAAAGATTTTAAATTCTAAACAGATTGAAGTTCAGCGAAGCATTTCAACTGATCTGAATCAGTTGCTGTCTTACAATATCCCGGCATTAACCCTGGGGACCAATACAGCAACGAATAAAGGACAGACATTAAGGGGCAGAAATGCACTGGTTATGATTGATGGGATACCACAATCTACTCCTTTACGTAACGGAGAGCGTGATTTTAGAAGCATCGATCCATCCGTTATTGAAAGAATAGAGGTAATAGAAGGTTCCACTGCTATTTATGGTAATGGTGCTGATGGTGGTATTATCAATTATATTACCCGTAAACCGGATAAAAACAAGAAACTAAGTTCAGTTACGGAACTTTCTGCAATGGGTTCTCTGGTTAGTCCGGCAAATTCTACAGGCACTAAATTAGCGCAGCTTTTCTCTGGCAAAGTGAATAAATTCGACTATGTGCTGAGCGGAACATTTGAACAGACGGGAGTGAATAAGGATGCTGATGGTGTTGTTATTTCACCGTTTCAGTCTCTAAGTGAAACCACGAGTAAAAATGTTTTTGCCAAAGCTGGTTACGATATCAATGATAAGAATCGTATTGAAGTTATGTTTAATTACTTTAATACGATCCAGAACAGTAATTATGTGGACTCAAGTGGTATTTACGGTGTTCGTCCTATAACGGGTAAATTAGGTAAGGCATTAGGTGCAAATCAGGGTACACCATATAATTACAATGCTTATATACAATATACCAACAAGGAATTGTTTAAAGGAACTTCATTAAACCTGAATCTTTATATGCAGGATTTCTATTCCATATTTGAATATTCGGACTTTTATAAGCCAGCAGGGAATTCGGCGATAGGTTCTAAGAAAAAAGGTGCAAGAATTAACTTTAATACACAATATAAAATCTCAGAACAGCTGGAGGGGGATATCACTTATGGTGTTGATATTTTGAACGATATCACCAAACAGGATCTTGTGGATGGAAGAGGATTCGTGCCGGAAATGAATATGAAAAACTTTGCGCCTTACGCACAGCTGAAGACTTTTATAAATAAAGATCTGATATTCAAAGCGGGAGCACGTTATGAGAACATTAACCTGGGTATTCCGGATTATACAACCATTCCTTTCGGTGCCTATAAGGGTGGTGTTGCTGTCAAAGGAGCAGACTTAAGTTATAATGCCCTGGTTTTTAATGCTGGTTTAAGGTATGCAAAATGGAACGTGTTTAATCCTTTTGTAAGTTTTTCACAGAGTTTTTCTTTGTATGATCTGGGACGTACTTTAAGACTGAGTGTGGTAGATGATATCAAAAAGATTGAAACTGAGGCAATCATCACCAATAATTATGAAATCGGCTTTAGCTCTAACTGGAAAAAACTGAGTTTTACCGGTGCTTATTATATCAGTACTTCTGATCTGGGGTCAAGTCTGAAAGACGTGAATGGCGTGGCTACAGCTGAAAGAGCACCAGAGCGTGTAAATGGATTTGAAGCCACAGCAAATTATGAGTTCTTACCTAATCTGTCAATATCAGCGGGATATTCTCATCTGAAAGGAACCAAAGAGGTTAATGGTGAAAAAGTATCATTACCTGCCACACGGATTGGTCCGGATAAATTTACGGGCAGTGTGAATTATAGTCCGTTGAAAAGCTGGGATCTTAGTTTATTCTGGATACATTCCGGAAACGGAACGGATTTCAAGCCTGATGCTAAAGGCAACTATGCTTTGGGGGAAGGTCCGATTAAGTCGTTTAATTTCTTTAATTTATATACTGCTTATCATTTTACGCCTAAGGTGGCTTTGAAACTGGGTATAGACAATTTGTTTAATGCTGATTATTATCCGGTTTTATCGCAGGGGAAAGTACGGACAGAGTCTTATATCAAAGCTAATGGAGCACGTTATAACCTGACCATGGCCTATTCGTTTTAA
- a CDS encoding SulP family inorganic anion transporter yields MKPYLNLFNFSQKINYKVEILAGLTVAMTMIPESLSFAILGGFPPLAGLYAAFIMGLFTAVFGGRPGMVSGGAGATVIVLIALMKSHGIDYVFAAVALAGIIQILVGVFKLGKFIRLVPQPVMFGFVNGLAIIIFMSQLEQFKTLVNGHQVWLSGNPLWIMLGLVALTITIVVLLPKLTKAVPSSLVAIIVVFILVLVAGVDTKIVRNIAAVSGGFPPFHIPSVPVNMQTLGVIFPFALIMAGVGLTEGLLTLNLVDEITGTKGNSSRECIAQGGANILNGFFFGMGGCPMIAQTLVNLSAGARARLSGIIAALTILLIIIWGAPVIERVPMAALVGVMVMVAISTFEWMSFRIINKMPVQDIFVGILVAAITVWLHNLALAVLIGVIISALVFAWESSKRISVKKYQDAAGVMHYELFGPLFFGSVTTFNEKFDISSDPEQVIIDFKESRIADMSAIDAIHKLTKRYLEANKHLHLKHLSADCRRLLADAAAVIEVNILEDPNYLIATDRK; encoded by the coding sequence ATGAAGCCATACCTCAATCTTTTCAATTTTTCTCAAAAGATTAATTATAAAGTAGAAATTCTTGCTGGTTTAACGGTTGCAATGACCATGATCCCGGAATCTCTATCGTTTGCTATCCTGGGTGGATTTCCACCTTTGGCAGGCTTATACGCTGCCTTTATAATGGGGTTGTTTACTGCAGTTTTTGGCGGAAGACCAGGAATGGTGTCAGGTGGGGCAGGAGCTACGGTAATTGTGCTGATTGCTTTAATGAAATCCCATGGGATAGATTATGTCTTTGCTGCTGTTGCTTTGGCAGGAATAATACAAATATTGGTAGGGGTTTTTAAGCTTGGTAAATTTATCCGGCTGGTCCCTCAGCCGGTGATGTTTGGTTTTGTAAACGGACTGGCTATCATTATTTTTATGTCACAGCTTGAGCAGTTTAAAACTCTGGTAAACGGACATCAGGTATGGCTTTCCGGTAATCCGCTTTGGATTATGCTGGGGCTGGTTGCACTGACTATAACTATCGTTGTTTTATTGCCTAAGCTGACTAAGGCTGTCCCTTCTTCTTTAGTGGCTATAATTGTTGTATTTATTCTTGTACTAGTTGCAGGGGTTGATACCAAAATTGTTCGAAATATTGCTGCGGTTAGTGGTGGTTTTCCTCCTTTTCATATCCCTTCAGTTCCTGTTAATATGCAAACGCTTGGCGTGATTTTTCCCTTTGCATTAATCATGGCAGGGGTAGGTTTAACAGAGGGACTGCTCACGCTCAATCTTGTAGATGAGATTACCGGAACAAAAGGAAACAGCAGCAGAGAATGTATTGCACAAGGGGGAGCTAATATTTTAAATGGGTTCTTTTTTGGAATGGGAGGTTGTCCTATGATTGCACAGACGCTGGTTAATCTGTCTGCCGGAGCAAGGGCACGTCTATCCGGGATCATTGCAGCTTTAACTATTCTCCTGATTATCATCTGGGGTGCACCGGTTATTGAAAGAGTGCCGATGGCGGCACTGGTAGGGGTGATGGTTATGGTCGCAATCAGTACTTTTGAATGGATGAGTTTTCGCATTATCAACAAAATGCCGGTACAGGATATTTTTGTAGGGATACTGGTTGCCGCAATTACAGTCTGGTTACATAATCTTGCTCTGGCAGTATTGATCGGAGTAATTATATCGGCACTTGTATTTGCCTGGGAAAGTTCTAAACGTATCAGTGTGAAGAAATATCAGGATGCTGCCGGAGTCATGCATTATGAACTGTTTGGTCCGTTGTTTTTTGGATCAGTAACTACCTTTAATGAGAAATTTGATATTTCTTCTGATCCTGAACAGGTAATCATAGATTTTAAAGAAAGCAGGATAGCTGATATGTCGGCTATAGACGCTATTCATAAATTAACAAAACGTTATCTTGAAGCAAATAAACATTTACATTTGAAACATTTAAGCGCAGATTGCAGAAGGTTACTGGCAGACGCAGCTGCAGTAATTGAGGTGAATATTTTAGAAGATCCGAATTATCTGATTGCTACAGATAGAAAATAA
- a CDS encoding bestrophin family protein produces MIIRKKENWLKMLFVWEGSVLPQILYRLILLLLISVFVVYCRGSVFNYKIQLNPGPFTLFGIALAIFFGFRNNVSYERFWEGRKLWGSLLNTTRSLTRQVQTLNGEEDNKEVNEFVNLLVSFTYALKHQLRHTDATPDITRISGVLLADKLKPAIYKPAMLIKEMGMWVKKRKAKGDFDSIQTTSFDQSLNELSNILGGCERIASTPIPYTYKVLLHRTVYIYCFLLPFGFVDSLGWMMPVIVVFIAYTFVALEAVADELEDPFGLEPNDLALNSLCTMIETTLLEMSDREVPVAPVREGYIQD; encoded by the coding sequence ATGATAATCAGGAAAAAAGAAAACTGGCTGAAGATGCTTTTTGTCTGGGAAGGATCGGTTTTACCTCAGATTCTTTATCGTTTGATATTGCTGTTACTGATTTCCGTCTTTGTTGTTTATTGCCGGGGTTCAGTTTTTAATTATAAAATACAGTTAAATCCCGGGCCATTTACGCTCTTTGGTATTGCACTGGCTATATTCTTTGGGTTTAGAAATAACGTGAGTTATGAGCGGTTCTGGGAAGGCCGAAAACTCTGGGGCTCATTGTTAAATACCACCAGGTCTCTGACCAGACAGGTTCAGACGCTTAACGGCGAAGAGGACAATAAAGAAGTTAATGAATTTGTTAATTTACTGGTTTCATTTACTTATGCACTAAAGCATCAGCTGCGTCATACGGATGCTACGCCGGATATTACAAGAATTTCTGGTGTATTACTTGCAGATAAATTAAAGCCGGCAATCTATAAACCTGCAATGCTGATCAAAGAAATGGGCATGTGGGTCAAAAAGAGGAAGGCTAAAGGTGATTTTGATTCCATTCAGACCACCAGTTTTGATCAGAGTTTGAATGAGCTGTCAAATATTCTTGGCGGATGTGAAAGAATTGCCAGTACACCAATCCCCTATACCTATAAGGTACTGCTGCACCGAACGGTTTATATCTATTGTTTTTTACTGCCTTTTGGTTTTGTAGACAGCTTAGGCTGGATGATGCCGGTTATTGTTGTCTTTATAGCTTATACCTTTGTCGCTCTGGAAGCAGTGGCAGATGAACTGGAAGACCCTTTTGGGCTGGAACCAAATGACCTTGCCCTGAATTCGTTGTGCACTATGATAGAAACAACTCTGCTGGAAATGTCAGATCGTGAAGTTCCTGTTGCTCCTGTCCGGGAGGGCTATATACAGGATTAA
- a CDS encoding heme-binding domain-containing protein: protein MKKPFYKRKTLRVLGILAGCFFVLQLFRPELKKEAVTADFNGPENVKTILKKACYDCHSNETDLKWFDQFQPAYSIAVSDVKEGKAGLNFSEWGNMAAGEQKAKLFEILNQMTTGAMPLKSYQLLHRSAILSPDEIAVVKNYVAGMIKEHPADTALLNAADKQFKTWQGESKPAKLPETLTGIPFQPDYKNWQVVSTTDRTDNGTMRVIFGNPVAMKAIAEHRINPWPDGAIFAKVAWDKLQDADGNVKSGAFKQVEYMIKDSKKYKSTKGWGWARFKTMQLLPYGKNIGYATECVNCHRPVSNNDFVFTLPVKH, encoded by the coding sequence ATGAAAAAACCTTTTTATAAGCGAAAAACACTAAGGGTATTGGGGATACTCGCCGGCTGTTTCTTTGTGTTACAACTTTTTAGACCAGAACTCAAAAAAGAGGCCGTAACAGCAGATTTTAATGGTCCGGAAAATGTGAAGACCATTTTGAAAAAAGCCTGTTATGACTGCCATTCCAATGAAACAGACTTAAAGTGGTTTGATCAGTTCCAGCCAGCTTATAGTATTGCTGTTTCAGATGTTAAGGAAGGTAAAGCTGGTCTTAATTTTTCTGAATGGGGCAATATGGCAGCTGGGGAACAAAAGGCTAAGCTTTTTGAAATTCTTAATCAAATGACCACTGGTGCCATGCCGCTGAAAAGTTATCAGCTGCTGCACAGATCAGCGATTCTTAGTCCTGATGAAATCGCTGTTGTTAAGAATTATGTTGCTGGTATGATTAAGGAACATCCTGCCGACACTGCATTACTTAATGCAGCAGATAAGCAATTTAAAACCTGGCAAGGGGAGAGTAAGCCTGCTAAATTACCAGAAACCTTAACCGGGATTCCTTTCCAGCCGGATTATAAAAACTGGCAGGTGGTCAGTACAACCGACCGGACTGATAATGGAACAATGCGGGTAATCTTTGGAAATCCTGTTGCAATGAAAGCAATAGCGGAGCACCGGATTAATCCCTGGCCGGACGGAGCTATTTTTGCCAAAGTAGCCTGGGATAAACTTCAGGATGCTGATGGAAATGTCAAATCCGGAGCATTTAAGCAGGTGGAATACATGATCAAAGACAGTAAAAAATATAAAAGTACAAAGGGCTGGGGTTGGGCGAGATTTAAAACAATGCAATTATTACCCTATGGAAAAAATATCGGTTATGCTACGGAATGTGTCAACTGTCACCGTCCTGTTTCCAATAATGATTTTGTATTCACCCTTCCTGTTAAACATTAA
- a CDS encoding sensor histidine kinase, producing MSSEKINSPVSQSVFLVSAKIIWFSSLLMGILASIPKILQLHVTVAELVVDSSIAFLFSIAIWYFNIYRLPKFSGVRFTNRFFNLRLLYSILSGLMFMAILVGIHQLLFPEYNFQSMILMYEFRGILINLTIYMFLYFLYQTYRNHKIEIELERVKADHVTAQFELLKQQVNPHFLFNSLNTLKSMVEIDDKHIPEFILNLSDFYRFTLEKRKQDVIPLAEELSILYSYIFLLKARFEDGICFDDRLSQDHASSLIPPFTLQLLVENCIKHNIVSLEQPLTISLYVKDDLLHVENHLQLKMAAEPSTGMGLENICQRYEHLTHKKIEIEKKTDSFTVKLPLIYEYCNYRG from the coding sequence ATGAGTTCAGAAAAAATCAACTCTCCGGTTAGTCAATCCGTTTTCCTGGTGTCTGCAAAAATCATTTGGTTTAGCTCTCTGTTGATGGGGATATTAGCTTCTATACCAAAAATTCTTCAGCTTCATGTAACGGTTGCAGAACTGGTCGTGGATTCTTCAATCGCTTTTTTATTCTCCATTGCTATCTGGTATTTCAATATATACAGATTACCAAAGTTCTCCGGTGTCCGGTTTACCAATAGATTTTTTAATCTCAGGCTTCTTTACAGCATCTTATCCGGGCTAATGTTTATGGCTATTCTGGTTGGTATTCATCAACTCCTGTTCCCAGAATATAATTTTCAATCGATGATCCTGATGTATGAGTTTCGTGGTATTTTAATTAACCTGACCATATATATGTTTTTGTATTTTCTATATCAAACTTACAGAAATCATAAAATTGAGATTGAACTGGAACGTGTTAAGGCTGATCATGTGACAGCACAATTTGAGTTGCTGAAACAACAGGTCAATCCGCATTTTCTTTTTAACAGCCTTAATACGTTAAAATCAATGGTGGAGATTGATGATAAACATATACCTGAATTTATTTTAAACCTCTCAGATTTCTATAGATTTACTCTGGAGAAGCGTAAACAAGATGTTATTCCCTTAGCTGAAGAACTGAGTATTTTATATTCCTATATTTTTCTGTTGAAGGCGAGGTTTGAGGATGGGATCTGCTTTGACGATCGGTTGTCCCAGGATCATGCGTCATCCTTAATACCGCCATTTACACTGCAATTGCTGGTGGAGAATTGTATAAAGCATAATATTGTTTCATTGGAACAACCTCTGACTATTTCGTTATACGTGAAAGATGACCTGTTGCACGTTGAAAACCATTTGCAATTAAAAATGGCCGCTGAACCTTCAACCGGAATGGGATTGGAGAATATATGTCAGCGTTATGAACATTTAACGCATAAAAAAATAGAAATAGAAAAAAAAACCGATTCATTTACTGTTAAACTTCCGTTGATTTATGAATATTGTAATTATAGAGGATGA
- a CDS encoding LytR/AlgR family response regulator transcription factor: MNIVIIEDEIKTAKALAKMILSLQPSAKIAATIQSVKTAVAYLSENVNPDLIFMDVQLADGNCFEIFKQIEVLSPIIFCTAFDEYVMDSFRANGIDYILKPFSVESIGSAFEKVALLKNFFQVNEQASLRINHLLDATGTTGKKGFLVFKNNKYITIQTSDIALFYIYNETTLIVTVNQEEYGIPHSLEELHKLVNPNQFFRINRQYLIGYTAVKEVEHYFARKLLVKLNIPTAEQLIVGKDKATLFLNWLDNR, translated from the coding sequence ATGAATATTGTAATTATAGAGGATGAGATCAAGACGGCCAAAGCATTGGCAAAAATGATCCTGTCACTCCAGCCTTCAGCTAAAATTGCAGCTACAATCCAAAGTGTGAAGACAGCAGTAGCTTATCTCTCCGAAAATGTTAATCCTGATCTTATTTTTATGGATGTTCAACTGGCGGATGGCAATTGTTTTGAGATTTTCAAACAAATAGAAGTTTTATCACCCATTATATTTTGTACAGCTTTTGATGAGTATGTGATGGACTCTTTTAGGGCAAATGGTATTGATTACATTTTAAAACCTTTTTCTGTGGAGAGTATAGGAAGTGCGTTTGAAAAAGTTGCGCTGCTTAAGAACTTCTTCCAGGTCAATGAACAAGCTTCACTCCGGATTAATCATCTTTTGGATGCTACTGGTACCACTGGTAAAAAAGGCTTTCTGGTATTTAAAAACAATAAATATATCACTATACAAACCAGTGATATCGCTTTATTCTATATTTATAATGAAACGACACTTATTGTTACGGTTAATCAGGAGGAGTATGGTATTCCGCATTCTTTGGAAGAACTTCATAAGTTGGTGAATCCAAATCAGTTCTTTCGTATTAACCGTCAGTATTTGATTGGCTATACTGCTGTAAAAGAAGTAGAACATTATTTTGCCCGCAAATTACTGGTTAAATTAAATATCCCGACTGCTGAACAATTGATTGTTGGGAAAGATAAGGCTACTTTATTCTTAAACTGGTTAGACAATCGATAG
- a CDS encoding nuclear transport factor 2 family protein codes for MKHLATVFLAALTLISCHSKDHETMVLLNNQKLVKTYFEHFNNHEWKKMAGMYVENAEFKDPSLGKGMTRQSREQIIKKYRELNQLFPDIKDQVINIYPSGDHSIIVEFVSTGTASDQTKFELPVCTIFTFEKGLITKDFTYYDNFE; via the coding sequence ATGAAACACTTAGCTACAGTTTTCTTAGCAGCACTTACCTTAATTTCATGTCATAGTAAAGATCATGAAACTATGGTCTTACTGAATAATCAAAAATTGGTAAAAACCTATTTTGAGCATTTCAATAATCATGAATGGAAAAAAATGGCCGGTATGTATGTTGAAAACGCAGAGTTCAAAGATCCCTCATTAGGAAAAGGCATGACCAGGCAAAGCAGAGAACAGATTATTAAGAAATATCGGGAATTAAATCAGCTGTTCCCCGATATTAAGGACCAGGTTATCAATATTTATCCTTCGGGAGATCATAGTATAATTGTAGAATTTGTTTCAACCGGAACCGCATCTGACCAGACTAAATTTGAATTACCAGTCTGTACAATTTTCACTTTTGAAAAAGGACTGATTACAAAAGATTTCACTTATTACGATAATTTCGAGTAG
- the map gene encoding type I methionyl aminopeptidase: protein MSITSAEELLGMQRVSDAVANTLKQMREFAQPGISTKELDDFGGKILAEYGANSAPRLTYGFPGWTCISLNNEAAHGIPSEEKILKDGDLVNIDVSAELDGFWADNGGSFVLGNDINNHQPLVDASKEILYKAINKIKGGVKIADIGKLIETEARKHGFTVIRNLAGHGVGRSLHESPDCILNCYDKYNTQRFKKNTTVAIETFIATTSSMAVEQADGWTLKGNKGGFVAQHEHTILVTDGIPQILTTANEI from the coding sequence ATGTCAATCACATCAGCAGAAGAATTATTAGGAATGCAGCGTGTAAGCGATGCCGTTGCAAATACACTTAAGCAAATGCGGGAATTTGCTCAACCGGGTATTTCAACAAAAGAACTTGATGACTTTGGAGGAAAAATACTAGCTGAATATGGTGCAAATTCTGCTCCGCGCTTAACCTATGGATTTCCGGGATGGACCTGTATAAGTTTAAATAACGAAGCGGCTCATGGTATTCCCTCAGAAGAAAAAATCCTGAAAGATGGAGATCTCGTCAATATAGACGTATCTGCTGAACTGGATGGCTTCTGGGCCGACAACGGAGGTTCATTTGTACTGGGTAATGATATCAACAATCATCAGCCACTGGTAGACGCTTCAAAAGAGATCCTGTATAAAGCAATCAACAAAATAAAAGGTGGCGTAAAAATCGCCGATATCGGGAAACTTATAGAAACTGAAGCCAGGAAACATGGTTTTACAGTTATCCGCAATTTAGCTGGCCATGGTGTAGGCAGAAGCCTGCACGAATCCCCGGACTGCATTTTAAATTGTTATGATAAATACAACACCCAAAGATTTAAGAAAAACACAACCGTTGCAATCGAAACTTTTATTGCAACAACTTCAAGCATGGCCGTTGAACAGGCTGATGGCTGGACATTGAAAGGGAACAAAGGCGGTTTCGTAGCTCAGCATGAGCATACTATACTGGTTACGGATGGGATCCCTCAAATTCTGACTACAGCCAATGAGATATAA
- a CDS encoding LexA family transcriptional regulator, whose product MTDNQRKNFGPRLKEIRLAKKMTLQEFYSPIAKHVNNFSPIENGSRMIGKRLSEDVVKHYHINETWLATGVGKIFSGEDAFKELRTNHTETQQGVPFININPSDFSSGELNFLKEKPEYYVNFRPFNDCDAYLPVYGDSMFPKYSSGEIIAIRELVNKDIIQWGEAYLVIADESANNLTTVKLLFEHTTPGKIVLRAANPDYKGDTILDKSAIKRLFIVKGKITRNQL is encoded by the coding sequence ATGACTGATAATCAAAGAAAAAATTTCGGGCCAAGATTAAAAGAGATCAGGTTAGCGAAGAAAATGACCCTTCAGGAATTCTATAGTCCGATCGCCAAACATGTAAACAACTTTTCCCCTATAGAAAATGGTTCAAGAATGATTGGTAAAAGGCTTTCGGAAGATGTAGTAAAACATTATCACATCAATGAAACCTGGCTGGCGACAGGTGTGGGGAAAATATTTTCAGGAGAAGATGCGTTTAAAGAACTCAGGACAAACCATACTGAAACACAGCAGGGTGTTCCTTTTATTAATATTAATCCTTCCGATTTTTCATCCGGAGAACTTAATTTCCTAAAGGAAAAACCAGAGTATTATGTAAATTTCAGGCCTTTTAATGACTGTGATGCTTACTTACCGGTATATGGAGACAGCATGTTTCCAAAATACTCTAGTGGTGAAATTATTGCAATCAGAGAACTTGTAAATAAAGATATCATCCAGTGGGGAGAGGCTTATCTGGTCATAGCCGATGAAAGTGCCAATAACCTGACTACTGTTAAATTACTTTTTGAACACACTACCCCAGGCAAAATTGTACTTCGCGCTGCAAATCCGGATTATAAGGGCGATACTATCCTGGATAAAAGTGCAATCAAGCGTTTATTCATTGTGAAAGGGAAAATCACGCGAAACCAGTTGTAA
- the kbl gene encoding glycine C-acetyltransferase, whose translation MYKTLQPVLKQELEQIEKDGLYKRERVIITPQGADIKVSTGQEVVNFCANNYLGLSSDPRVTAAAKNAIDKYGYGMSSVRFICGTQDVHKELEQKLSEFLGTEDTILYAAAFDANGGVFEPLFNDQDAIISDELNHASIIDGVRLCKAKRFRYKHSDMADLEEQLKASADCRHRIIVTDGAFSMDGTIAQLDKICDLADKYEALVMIDESHCSGFMGKTGRGTHEHCGVIDRIDIITGTLGKALGGASGGFTAGKKEIIDMLRQRSRPYLFSNTLAPAIAGASVAVLDLLNESTALRDKLEYNTLYFRKKMTEAGFDIKEGIHPIVPVMLYDAKLAQEFAAKMLEEGIYVIGFYYPVVPQGKARIRVQLSAGHDQHHLDKAIAAFIKVGKELKVIS comes from the coding sequence ATGTATAAAACACTGCAACCTGTTCTTAAACAGGAATTAGAACAAATAGAAAAAGACGGGTTATACAAACGGGAAAGAGTAATCATAACTCCTCAGGGAGCTGATATCAAAGTAAGTACAGGTCAGGAAGTGGTGAATTTTTGCGCCAATAACTATCTGGGATTATCTTCAGATCCCCGGGTAACTGCCGCTGCGAAAAATGCGATTGATAAATATGGTTACGGAATGTCTTCTGTCCGCTTTATCTGTGGAACTCAGGATGTACATAAAGAATTGGAACAAAAGCTTTCTGAATTTCTGGGTACTGAAGATACTATTCTTTATGCAGCAGCTTTTGATGCAAATGGTGGTGTATTTGAACCATTATTCAATGATCAGGATGCTATCATTTCTGATGAGCTGAATCATGCTTCGATCATTGATGGTGTGCGTTTGTGTAAAGCAAAACGTTTCCGCTATAAACATAGTGATATGGCAGATCTGGAAGAGCAGCTTAAAGCATCAGCAGATTGCCGTCATAGAATCATTGTCACTGACGGTGCTTTTTCTATGGATGGAACTATTGCCCAGCTTGATAAAATATGTGATCTGGCCGATAAATATGAAGCTTTGGTGATGATTGATGAATCTCACTGTTCTGGATTTATGGGTAAAACAGGAAGAGGAACTCATGAACATTGCGGAGTAATTGACAGAATTGATATTATCACAGGTACTTTAGGAAAAGCACTGGGTGGAGCCTCCGGAGGATTTACTGCTGGTAAAAAAGAAATTATTGACATGCTGCGTCAGCGTTCAAGACCTTATCTTTTTTCTAATACACTGGCTCCGGCAATTGCTGGTGCTTCTGTAGCGGTTCTGGATTTGTTGAATGAGAGCACTGCACTGAGAGATAAATTAGAGTACAACACACTTTATTTCCGTAAAAAAATGACGGAAGCAGGTTTTGATATTAAAGAAGGTATTCACCCGATTGTTCCGGTTATGCTATATGATGCTAAACTTGCACAGGAATTTGCAGCAAAAATGCTGGAAGAGGGGATTTATGTGATTGGATTCTACTATCCTGTTGTTCCTCAGGGAAAAGCACGTATTCGTGTACAGCTTTCAGCTGGTCATGACCAACATCATCTGGATAAAGCAATAGCTGCTTTTATCAAAGTTGGTAAGGAACTGAAAGTGATTTCTTAA